Part of the Tistrella bauzanensis genome is shown below.
CACCGGCACCAGCGCGCACCAGTCATAGGGCTTCATGTCGACCTCGGCCACCAGATCGAGCAGGCCCATCGCCAGCAGCCCATAATTATAACAGTCGCCGCCCCAGACCACATCGGCAACCGAGGCGGCCAGACGGTCGAAGCCCGGCCGGTCGGCGGGGCCGAACATGGCGGGCGAGGTGGCGGCCATGCGGGCCGGGGCAAGATCGGCGCAGTCGCGGCTGCGGATCACCAGGCCGTCATGGCAGCTGTCGCTGCCGGCCACACCCCACCAGCGTTCGCCGGTGCCGCCGGCATCGATCACCCCCAGCACCGGCCGGCCGCGAAAGCACAGGCCAATCAGGGTGCCGAAGGTGGGCTTGCCGGTGATGAAGGCGCGGGTACCGTCGATCGGGTCCAGAATCCACTGCCAGT
Proteins encoded:
- a CDS encoding inositol monophosphatase family protein — encoded protein: MPINPSTADLAPVAASVAAEAAACLPLAFRLADAARVEARRYFRTAVPVDVKPDHSPVTLADREAEAAMRRILEAEAPDHGIFGEEHGRVRQGADWQWILDPIDGTRAFITGKPTFGTLIGLCFRGRPVLGVIDAGGTGERWWGVAGSDSCHDGLVIRSRDCADLAPARMAATSPAMFGPADRPGFDRLAASVADVVWGGDCYNYGLLAMGLLDLVAEVDMKPYDWCALVPVIEGAGGIVSDWHGRPLSLDGDGRILAAGDRRAHAAALQILAAA